In one window of Spiroplasma corruscae DNA:
- the phnC gene encoding phosphonate ABC transporter ATP-binding protein has translation MIKFKKVNKVWPNGKHALSDINLNIDDGEFVAIVGLSGAGKTTLLKTINKFTPINSGEIEITFKDDIFNINTTKGRKLKELRKKIGLMSQEYNNIENQVALKNVLNSRISKMSFWRSIIGYFNKNDKLIALSNLEKLNLLDYAYVRVDNLSGGQQQRIALARTLSQEPELIIADEPVSALDPILANQVMQDFKLINKKENITIIINIHHIDLAIKYADRIIGLKDGLLVFDGKPKELTKDKLSVIYGDSYGDLKND, from the coding sequence ATGATTAAGTTCAAAAAAGTGAACAAGGTTTGACCAAATGGAAAGCATGCCTTAAGTGATATTAACCTTAATATTGATGATGGTGAGTTTGTTGCTATAGTTGGATTATCAGGTGCTGGTAAAACAACGTTATTAAAAACAATTAATAAATTTACACCTATTAACTCAGGTGAAATAGAAATTACTTTTAAAGATGACATTTTTAATATAAATACTACAAAAGGTAGAAAATTAAAAGAGTTGAGAAAAAAAATAGGTCTTATGTCTCAAGAATATAACAACATTGAAAATCAAGTTGCATTAAAAAATGTCTTAAATTCAAGAATATCTAAAATGAGTTTTTGAAGGTCTATAATTGGTTATTTTAATAAAAATGATAAGTTAATAGCTTTAAGTAATTTGGAAAAACTTAATCTACTCGATTATGCATATGTTAGAGTTGATAATCTGAGTGGCGGTCAACAACAAAGAATTGCATTAGCGCGTACATTATCTCAAGAACCAGAACTTATAATTGCTGATGAACCAGTTTCTGCACTTGACCCAATTTTAGCAAATCAAGTAATGCAAGATTTTAAATTAATTAATAAAAAAGAAAATATAACCATTATTATCAACATACATCATATAGATTTAGCAATTAAATATGCTGATAGGATTATTGGCTTAAAAGATGGTTTATTAGTGTTTGATGGTAAACCAAAAGAACTTACAAAGGATAAACTTTCAGTCATTTATGGTGATAGTTATGGTGATTTAAAAAATGATTAA